In the genome of Pseudomonas sp. P5_109, one region contains:
- a CDS encoding arylesterase, which produces MRVWFLSAGLALMCMAQNAAAGTVLIVGDSISAGFGLDTRLGWVSLLEQRLKREGFDDKVINASISGDTSAGGQARLPALLAEHKPELVILELGGNDGLRGLLPTQLQQNLASMIDSSRASGAKVLLLGMQLPPNYGARYTKAFVEVYSNLADEKKIPLVPFFLDGVGGHPDLMQADGIHPAVGAQDKLLENVWPTLKPLL; this is translated from the coding sequence ATGCGTGTCTGGTTTTTGAGTGCTGGCCTGGCCTTGATGTGCATGGCCCAAAACGCAGCGGCGGGTACAGTCCTGATCGTTGGCGATAGTATCAGCGCCGGTTTCGGGCTGGATACCCGGTTGGGGTGGGTGTCACTGCTTGAGCAACGGCTCAAGCGCGAAGGTTTCGACGATAAAGTGATCAATGCGTCCATCAGTGGCGACACCAGTGCCGGAGGCCAGGCGCGCCTGCCCGCGCTGCTTGCAGAGCATAAACCGGAACTGGTGATCCTCGAGTTGGGCGGCAATGACGGCCTGCGCGGCTTGCTGCCAACTCAATTGCAACAAAATCTTGCTTCGATGATCGACAGCTCCCGGGCCAGCGGTGCCAAGGTGTTGTTGCTCGGCATGCAACTGCCACCCAATTATGGCGCTCGCTACACAAAGGCCTTCGTCGAGGTCTACAGCAACCTGGCCGATGAGAAAAAGATCCCGCTGGTGCCGTTTTTCCTCGACGGCGTGGGCGGCCATCCGGACTTGATGCAGGCTGACGGCATACACCCGGCGGTCGGGGCCCAGGACAAGTTGCTGGAAAATGTCTGGCCTACCCTAAAACCGCTGTTATGA